Genomic DNA from Halorussus rarus:
TCGAACTCGGCGAGGAGCTTAGCGTTCCGGACGGGCTCGACACGCCCGACACCGGCGTCCGCATCGAACTGCCGCCGGACCGGGGTCGCGCGTACGTGGCCGCGCCGCTCGCGTTCTACCTCGGCGCGGAACTGGTGCCGAGCACTACCGCCAAGATCGTCACCGACGCGGGGTTCGAGTACCCGCTCGACGGCCCGCAGGGGTTCGAGGAGACGGTCGCGCGGACGCTCCAGCAGACGTTCTTCTTCGACTGCGTCACCCGAACCGAGGGGTACTACCCGGTCCGATTGCACGAGCGCGAGGCGGTCGAACCGCTCGTCGACCTCGACTTCGCGGACCTCTACGGCCGGTCGCTGGCCGATCGCCTCGAGGCGTACCTCTCCGTCCCGTTCGAAGTGGTCGCGGACCACGTGCCGACCTGGAAGCTGACGACCCACGTCGACCCCACGCCCGAAAACGTCTCCTCGCTGCCGTTCCTGGTCGACGACCTCGCGGTCGTCCGGACGCCGGACGTCCGCCGGCCGACCGCGGAGAACGCCGGGGCCGCGGTGGCTGGCGTCGCGCGCGACGGCGGGACGACCGACGGCGCGTTCACCCGGAGCACCGCCGAGTCGACCGAGACGCTCCCCGTGGTCGAACCCGAGCGGACCGACTCGGTCGAGCAGGCGTGGCTCGGCGACCACGCGCCGGTCGACGCCAGCAAGGCCACCACGACCGCGTTCCGCAACCGCCTCGACCAGGAAACGAGCTCCGGCGACATCGAAATCGCGGTCGTCTGTAACGACACCGCGATGGACGAGGAGCGCGACATCGCCGCGGAGGTGTACGGTTCGCGGGAGTCGCTCCCGTTCGACGTGGCGGTCCACCGCGACCTGACGACCGATCGGCTCCGCGAGGTGCTCGCCGAGGAGACGGCGTTCCTCCACTACATCGGTCACATCGACGACAGAGGCTTCGAGTGCGCCGACGGCCACCTCGACGCGGCCGACGTCGAGGAGGTCGGCGCCGAGGCGTTCATGCTGAACGCCTGCCAGTCCTACGACCAGGGGATGGCGCTCATCGAGGCGGGCAGCGTGGGCGGTGTCGTCACCCTCAGCGACGTCATCAACAGCGGCGCGGTCAGGGTCGGCAAGACCATGGTCCGCCTGCTGAATCGCGGATTCCCGCTCCGCGTTGCTCTCTCGATCGCGAAGACGCGGAGCATCGTCGGGAACCAGTACATCGTGGTCGGTGACGGGAACGTGGACGTGGTTCAGACGGAGAGTGGCGTTGCGTTACTGAGCGAGATAGAAGTAGACGGTGAGCAGTATGATGTTACTGTTCATGGTTACATCTCGAATGATAAAGGAATGGGTATGATGAGCATGCCAAAATTCGGGGATGAAAACAAATATAGCTTGGCCCCCGGTGAAATTAACAAATTTAAAATGTCGGAACCTGAATTAGAGTTCTTCTTGAGCGATGAAAACGTCCCTCTAAGAATAGACGGTGAGCTTATCTGGAGTGAAGACGTTAATCTCTCGGAAATTTAAATTCACGGTCCGGCAACTGTTCCGTAAAGCGCACCTGACGCATTCCCTGCCTGCGACAGTAGCAGCAGCATCGTGAACAGGACGCCCATCATTCGCGGATTTTCCTTCAGGTACGTGGTCAGATCGGTTTCAGCCATCACACCAATTGGTAATAGCTATGGTAGTATAAAATATTCTATATTTTACGAGACATTTTTGCGTCTGACGTAAGTCAGACGACTACCCGCACCATTGAAAACAGTTACCACTCGCCACGACCCTGGCTCCACCGACCAGAGGTCGTGCGGGGCAGTATGGTTAAACAGGGACGCCTCTAAAGGCGGATGTGGTGTACGTAACTCGGGGTCTGGCGAACGTGTTGCTGAATTTCGCGGCGGAGTCGGAGCCGGACGATCTCACGGTTTCGCTCGCGGTCACGCCCGCGGGCGAACTGAAAGGAATCGAGGACCTGCCGGCGGAAGCCCCGGTCTTCACGCACTTCTACCCGCCTGACGCCGGGAAGTCGCTGACCGCCGTGTTCGGGGTCGACCTGTCGGTTCCGGCCGGCCAGACCCAGGGCCGGTTCGTCTCCCACCCCAGGGGCAACCTCGGGGTGGACAAGACCGACGACCTCCACGAGGCGATACTCGTCGCGGTCCCGCCGTGGGACGAGTCGTCGCTGGCGGCGTTCGACCGGTCGGGCCGCCGGCAGCCGCTGGAGGTCGTCGACGCCGAACCGCCCGCGGAGTCGCTGGCCTGACCCGGTCGCTACTCCAGGTACCCGAGTTCGCGCAGCTGACCCGTGATCTCCTCGAACTCCGACTCGGTCAACTGGCCCTCCTTCTGGTGCTGGATGACGATGCTCCGGAGCAGGAATCGCACCAGGTCGCTGGTACTGGAGAAGCTGGTCCCCTCGATGGTCTCGTCGACGCGGTCGGCCAGGTCCTTCGGAATGGAGACGGTGGTGTACTCGGTCATGCGACCAACTGCGGCCGCACGGGGGATAGATGTTGTGTACTCGCAGCGCGATTGCATCGGGAGGAGTCGATGGGTCACATCCCC
This window encodes:
- a CDS encoding DUF7503 family protein, translating into MAETDLTTYLKENPRMMGVLFTMLLLLSQAGNASGALYGTVAGP
- a CDS encoding ribbon-helix-helix domain-containing protein; translation: MTEYTTVSIPKDLADRVDETIEGTSFSSTSDLVRFLLRSIVIQHQKEGQLTESEFEEITGQLRELGYLE